The Changchengzhania lutea genomic sequence AACGAGACTACATTTAGAGACGGCACCACGTCTGTAGCTTATAAATCGTTAAAGGTTATTAGGGATTCCTACGCTAAAACAACTGTAAAGTCTAAAAAAATATTATTCGTTGGTGCGGGAGACATTGTTAAACAATTGTTTAAGTATAATAATAAATTCAATTTTAGTAACATTTATATAAGTAATCGCAGTCAGGAAAAAGCTGAAGTTTTAGCCAAAATAAACAATAGCAAAACCTACGATTGGAATAAAGTGATTGAAAATAATTTCCAGGATTTCGATGTTATAATTAGTGCAGTAAGCAACTGCCGCCATATAATAAAGAACATTGGGGATTCTACAAAAAAAATAATCCTTATAGATTTAGCCGTACCAAGCAATATTGATAAAAGCATGACACAATCCGAAAATATAATTTATTTTGATTTGGATACCATATCCGTGGAACTAAAAGAGACAAAAGAAAAAAGACTAGCGGCCACCAACCAAATAAGCACCATTATCAACGAGGAATTTTACCTTTACCTGCAATGGATTCAAAAAGCTCCTTTTCGTGAACTTATTGCCAAATATAAAACGATGGTAAGCAAAAAAGTTCAAAATCATTTTGAAGAGCATTTAGGCTCACACAACATTCAAAAAATGAAAGAGATTACGAATCAGGTCATGCGGAAATTAATGGAGGAAAATGGAACCATAAATACTTCTTTAAAAATAGACTCTCTAATTTTGCAGCATATAGAGCGATAAGGTCATGCCAATTATTTTCTATATCTTTAATTAGCCCTTTAATCTAAATAATTCTCCGATGGCTCTGTCTCGGGGTTCCCGATTCACCTCTCTTTTGGAGAGGTCGGAACTGTCTTTTTGCAGTTCCGGGTGAGGTAAAATACAAAATTTCGGTTTTTGACCTAAAGGCCAAAATGAAACCGGCGAAATACCTCTATGGCTCTGCCTCGAGGATAGTCGGTTTCAAGAATTTTTTTATTTATATTTGTTACCAACAATGTCCGATTAAAATTTTAAAACC encodes the following:
- the hemA gene encoding glutamyl-tRNA reductase encodes the protein MDRSLKYISISHKNAPVIQREKYYISEIEKEDLVNLICKSFPEIKGLLILSTCNRTEIYFESVGISATSIRDFFIIYKIGQNIKGNAPLFRYSNTTEGTIKHLLLVSSGLESMVIGDAEIIHQIKKAYHFAMAHKLQGSLLERALQTVFKTHKRISNETTFRDGTTSVAYKSLKVIRDSYAKTTVKSKKILFVGAGDIVKQLFKYNNKFNFSNIYISNRSQEKAEVLAKINNSKTYDWNKVIENNFQDFDVIISAVSNCRHIIKNIGDSTKKIILIDLAVPSNIDKSMTQSENIIYFDLDTISVELKETKEKRLAATNQISTIINEEFYLYLQWIQKAPFRELIAKYKTMVSKKVQNHFEEHLGSHNIQKMKEITNQVMRKLMEENGTINTSLKIDSLILQHIER